The following are from one region of the Staphylococcus argenteus genome:
- the hemH gene encoding ferrochelatase, protein MTKKMGLLVMAYGTPYTESDIEPYYTDIRHGKRPTEEELQDLKNRYEFIGGLSPLAGTTDEQANALVSALNKAYADVEFKLYLGLKHISPFIEDAVEQMHNDGITEAITVVLAPHYSSFSVGSYDKRADEEAAKYGIQLTHVKHYYEQPKFIEYWTNKVNETLVQIPEDEHKDTVLVVSAHSLPKGLIEKNNDPYPEELTHTALLIKEQSNIENIAIGWQSEGNTGTPWLGPDVQDLTRDLYEKHHYKNFIYTPVGFVCEHLEVLYDNDYECKVVCDDIGAKYYRPEMPNTHPLFIGAIVDEIKSIF, encoded by the coding sequence ATGACTAAAAAAATGGGACTATTAGTTATGGCATATGGTACACCTTATACAGAGAGTGATATTGAACCATATTATACGGATATAAGACATGGTAAACGTCCAACTGAAGAAGAACTTCAAGATTTGAAGAATAGATATGAATTTATTGGTGGATTATCACCATTAGCAGGTACAACGGACGAACAAGCCAATGCGTTAGTTTCAGCTTTAAATAAAGCATATGCTGACGTTGAGTTTAAACTTTATTTAGGATTAAAACATATTTCACCATTTATTGAAGATGCAGTAGAACAAATGCATAACGATGGTATTACAGAAGCAATTACTGTTGTATTAGCACCACACTATTCTTCATTTTCAGTAGGGTCATATGACAAACGTGCAGATGAAGAAGCAGCAAAATATGGTATTCAACTGACACATGTTAAACATTATTATGAACAACCTAAATTCATTGAGTACTGGACGAATAAAGTTAATGAAACATTAGTTCAAATTCCAGAGGATGAACACAAAGATACTGTCTTGGTCGTTTCAGCACATAGCTTGCCAAAAGGTTTAATTGAAAAAAATAATGATCCATATCCAGAGGAACTAACACATACTGCGCTTTTAATCAAAGAACAATCTAATATTGAAAATATCGCGATTGGTTGGCAATCTGAAGGTAATACAGGTACACCATGGTTAGGACCGGATGTACAAGATTTAACACGTGATTTATATGAAAAACATCATTACAAAAACTTTATATACACGCCTGTAGGTTTTGTATGTGAACATTTAGAAGTACTTTACGACAACGATTATGAATGTAAAGTTGTTTGCGATGACATTGGTGCGAAATATTATCGACCTGAAATGCCGAATACACATCCATTATTTATCGGTGCAATTGTAGATGAAATAAAGTCCATATTTTAA
- the hemE gene encoding uroporphyrinogen decarboxylase has protein sequence MVHNKNNTILKMIKGEEITHTPVWFMRQAGRSQPEYRKLKEKYSLFEITHQPELCAYVTHLPVDNYHTDAAILYKDIMTPLKPIGVDVEIKSGIGPVIHNPIKTIQDVEKLSQIDPERDVPYVLDTIKLLTEEKLNVPLIGFTGAPFTLASYMIEGGPSKNYNFTKAMMYRDEATWFALMNHLVDVSVKYVTAQVEAGAELIQIFDSWVGALNVGDYRHYIKPHMMRLINEIKEVHDVPVILFGVGASHLINEWNDLPIDVLGLDWRTSINQAQQLGVTKTLQGNLDPSILLAPWDVIEERLKPILDQGMAHGKHIFNLGHGVFPEVQPETLRKVSEFVHNYTQK, from the coding sequence ATGGTGCATAATAAAAACAATACAATTTTAAAAATGATTAAAGGTGAAGAAATAACACATACACCTGTTTGGTTTATGCGACAAGCTGGCCGATCGCAACCAGAATATCGTAAATTGAAAGAAAAATATTCACTATTTGAAATTACGCATCAGCCGGAGCTATGCGCTTATGTAACACATCTACCAGTTGATAATTATCATACAGATGCAGCAATTTTATACAAAGATATTATGACACCATTAAAGCCAATTGGTGTAGATGTTGAAATTAAATCTGGTATTGGACCTGTTATACACAATCCAATTAAAACAATTCAAGATGTTGAGAAACTTTCTCAAATAGACCCCGAACGAGACGTACCTTATGTACTAGATACAATTAAACTTTTAACAGAAGAAAAGTTAAATGTACCTTTAATTGGTTTTACTGGTGCACCATTCACATTGGCATCATATATGATAGAAGGTGGACCTTCGAAAAATTATAATTTCACAAAAGCGATGATGTACAGAGATGAAGCAACGTGGTTTGCATTAATGAATCACTTAGTTGATGTATCAGTTAAGTATGTGACTGCTCAAGTTGAAGCAGGCGCAGAATTAATTCAAATTTTCGATTCATGGGTGGGGGCATTAAATGTCGGAGATTATAGACATTACATTAAACCACACATGATGCGTTTAATAAATGAAATTAAAGAAGTACATGATGTACCAGTCATTTTATTTGGTGTAGGAGCAAGCCATTTAATTAATGAATGGAATGATTTACCAATTGATGTATTAGGATTAGATTGGAGAACTTCAATAAACCAAGCGCAACAATTAGGTGTAACTAAAACATTACAAGGAAATCTTGATCCATCCATTTTATTAGCACCTTGGGATGTTATAGAAGAAAGACTAAAGCCTATTTTAGATCAAGGTATGGCACATGGAAAACATATTTTCAACTTAGGTCATGGCGTATTTCCAGAAGTACAACCTGAAACGTTACGCAAAGTAAGTGAATTTGTTCATAATTATACGCAAAAATAA
- the traP gene encoding signal transduction protein TRAP, with the protein MKKLYTSYGTYGFLHQIKINNPTHQLFQFSASDTSVIFEETDGETVLKSPTKYDVIKEIGEFNEHHFYCAIFIPSTEDHAYQLEKKLISVDDNFRNFGGFKSYRLLRPAKGTTYKIYFGFADRHAYEDFKQSDAFNDHFSKEALSHYFGSSGQHSSYFERYLYPIKE; encoded by the coding sequence ATGAAGAAACTATATACATCTTATGGCACTTATGGATTTTTACATCAAATAAAAATCAATAACCCGACCCATCAATTATTCCAATTTTCAGCATCAGATACTTCAGTTATTTTTGAAGAAACTGATGGTGAAACTGTTTTAAAATCACCTACAAAGTATGACGTTATAAAAGAAATTGGTGAATTCAACGAACATCATTTCTATTGTGCAATATTCATTCCTTCAACAGAAGATCATGCATATCAACTTGAAAAGAAATTGATTAGTGTGGATGACAATTTCAGAAACTTTGGTGGCTTTAAAAGCTATCGTTTGTTAAGACCTGCTAAAGGTACAACATATAAAATTTATTTCGGATTTGCTGATCGACATGCATACGAAGACTTCAAGCAATCTGATGCCTTTAATGACCATTTTTCAAAAGAAGCATTGAGTCATTATTTTGGTTCAAGTGGTCAACATTCAAGTTATTTTGAAAGATATTTATACCCAATTAAAGAATAA
- the ecsB gene encoding ABC transporter permease EcsB, producing the protein MRNQATTLFNKRVHALRKEKSYYNKFIFNGHFMVFLLILLGAFIFGYGEWLKHIPTNIDFALIASVIVALVSIFPMRPLLKEADKIFLLPFEKHMSQFMNHAILYSYFARILMQLVIIVVLFPLFYNINQHSVAFYICFAICALIFPYVGLRLRWQWYQSGLSTWQVNLISIFIFGVTYYLILGMKWYVASILIVLPLLIELLVKRSKPSFLYPWEKMIAIEHRHHMNYYKFVNMFTDVKHLKESAVRRSYLDILLPVPKGRKFNSNSMYLFLFIRSFIRGRDAFNIIFRLLIIAVLLMIWLSYPLVTAIIGSLFVYIILLQMAQFYSQQAYGLWPQVWPVPEEKVIKGYEQFLYRLMLVICTVFAVTFMIKHMMLFYVVVIFYIVGLLTIRSIIKKLKYQETLLRD; encoded by the coding sequence ATGCGTAATCAAGCAACCACATTATTTAACAAAAGAGTACATGCCCTTCGTAAAGAGAAGAGTTATTATAATAAGTTTATTTTTAATGGTCATTTCATGGTCTTTTTACTTATTTTGCTAGGTGCATTTATATTTGGATACGGAGAATGGTTAAAACATATTCCAACAAATATTGATTTTGCATTGATTGCATCAGTCATTGTTGCATTAGTGTCGATTTTCCCGATGCGACCACTCTTAAAAGAAGCGGACAAGATATTTTTATTACCGTTTGAAAAGCATATGTCCCAGTTTATGAACCATGCGATTTTATACAGTTATTTTGCGAGAATATTAATGCAACTTGTTATTATCGTCGTACTGTTCCCGTTATTTTATAATATTAATCAACATAGTGTGGCATTTTATATATGTTTTGCTATCTGTGCATTGATATTTCCATATGTTGGATTACGTTTAAGATGGCAATGGTATCAATCTGGTTTAAGTACATGGCAAGTAAACCTCATATCAATTTTCATTTTCGGTGTCACTTATTATTTAATACTAGGAATGAAGTGGTATGTGGCAAGTATATTAATTGTTTTACCACTCTTAATAGAATTATTAGTCAAAAGGTCTAAACCTAGCTTTTTATATCCATGGGAGAAAATGATTGCTATCGAACATCGTCATCATATGAACTACTATAAATTTGTTAATATGTTTACGGATGTGAAACACTTAAAAGAATCAGCAGTTAGACGTAGCTATTTGGATATACTATTACCGGTTCCAAAAGGTCGCAAGTTCAACTCTAATTCAATGTATTTATTTTTATTTATACGTAGCTTTATTAGAGGAAGAGATGCTTTTAATATTATCTTTAGATTATTAATCATTGCTGTTCTATTAATGATTTGGTTATCATACCCATTAGTGACAGCAATTATCGGAAGTCTTTTTGTGTATATTATATTGCTTCAAATGGCACAGTTTTATTCACAACAAGCATATGGTTTATGGCCACAAGTATGGCCGGTACCTGAAGAAAAGGTAATCAAAGGGTATGAGCAGTTTCTATATAGATTAATGTTAGTTATTTGTACTGTATTTGCTGTGACATTTATGATTAAACATATGATGTTATTTTATGTAGTTGTCATTTTCTATATTGTTGGATTACTAACAATTCGAAGTATTATTAAAAAGTTAAAATATCAAGAGACATTATTAAGAGATTAA
- the ecsA gene encoding ABC transporter ATP-binding protein EcsA translates to MTVKVEHLTGGYGKRPVIKDINFELNKGEIVGLIGLNGAGKSTTIKHMLGLLTPMKGSLTISDININDDIETYRRKLSYIPESPVIYEELTLEEHIEMTAMAYDIDRDEAMKRAMPLLKTFRLENELKVFPSHFSKGMKQKVMIICAFIVNPELYIIDEPFLGLDPLGIQSMLDLMVEKKNEGRTVLMSTHILATAERYCDRFIILDEGKVVAFGDLEALRQQTGLHNQTLDDIYIHVTQGGDIHA, encoded by the coding sequence ATGACAGTTAAAGTAGAACATCTTACAGGTGGATATGGAAAACGCCCTGTAATTAAAGATATAAATTTTGAATTAAACAAAGGTGAAATTGTTGGCCTTATCGGACTTAATGGTGCAGGTAAAAGTACAACAATTAAACATATGCTAGGATTATTGACACCTATGAAAGGATCTCTAACAATTTCAGATATAAATATTAATGATGACATTGAAACGTATCGTAGAAAGTTATCCTATATTCCTGAGTCTCCGGTTATTTATGAAGAGCTTACTTTAGAAGAACATATAGAGATGACTGCAATGGCATATGATATCGATCGCGACGAAGCAATGAAGCGTGCAATGCCATTATTAAAGACATTCCGTTTAGAAAATGAATTAAAAGTATTTCCAAGTCATTTTTCTAAAGGTATGAAGCAAAAAGTTATGATAATTTGTGCGTTTATTGTTAATCCTGAACTATATATTATAGATGAACCATTTTTAGGATTAGATCCTTTAGGAATTCAATCCATGTTAGATTTAATGGTTGAAAAGAAAAACGAAGGCAGAACCGTTTTAATGAGTACGCATATTTTAGCAACTGCAGAACGTTATTGCGATCGCTTTATTATTTTAGATGAAGGTAAAGTAGTGGCGTTTGGCGATTTAGAAGCATTGAGACAACAAACGGGCTTACATAATCAAACGCTTGATGATATTTATATTCATGTGACGCAAGGTGGAGATATACATGCGTAA
- a CDS encoding HIT family protein, producing the protein MSETIFGKILTGEIPSFKVYEDDYVYAFLDISQVTKGHTLLIPKKASANIFETDEETMKHIGAALPKVANAIKRAFNPDGLNIIQNNGEFADQSVFHIHFHLIPRYENDIDGFGYKWETHEDILDNEAKQQIAEKIQAQF; encoded by the coding sequence ATGTCAGAAACAATTTTCGGCAAAATTTTAACTGGAGAAATTCCAAGCTTTAAAGTATATGAAGACGATTATGTCTATGCCTTTTTAGATATTTCACAAGTCACTAAAGGACATACGTTATTAATTCCTAAAAAAGCTTCTGCAAACATTTTCGAAACTGATGAAGAAACAATGAAACATATTGGAGCAGCTTTACCAAAAGTTGCAAATGCTATTAAACGTGCTTTTAATCCTGATGGCTTAAATATCATTCAAAACAATGGTGAATTTGCAGATCAATCTGTATTCCACATTCATTTCCACTTAATTCCTAGATATGAAAATGATATTGATGGTTTTGGTTACAAATGGGAAACACATGAAGATATTTTAGATAATGAAGCAAAACAACAAATTGCTGAAAAAATTCAAGCACAATTTTAA
- a CDS encoding YtxH domain-containing protein translates to MKASRILFGIGVGVAAGFVVALQGRDDKSVKNNTIDSTSPTGSKSELQREIETIKQSFNDILNYGVQIKNESTEFGGSIGGEIKSLLGNFKSDINPNIERLQSHIENLQNRGEDIGNELSK, encoded by the coding sequence ATGAAAGCATCACGCATTCTATTCGGTATCGGCGTTGGCGTAGCAGCTGGTTTTGTAGTTGCACTGCAAGGTAGAGATGACAAAAGTGTGAAAAATAATACAATTGATAGTACTTCCCCTACTGGTTCAAAATCTGAACTGCAACGAGAAATCGAAACAATTAAACAAAGTTTCAACGACATTTTAAACTACGGAGTTCAAATTAAAAATGAAAGTACAGAATTTGGTGGTTCTATTGGTGGCGAAATTAAGTCGTTACTTGGAAACTTTAAATCTGACATCAATCCTAATATTGAACGTTTACAATCTCACATTGAAAACTTACAAAACCGTGGTGAAGATATCGGAAATGAATTATCTAAATAA
- a CDS encoding DUF3267 domain-containing protein produces the protein MFLCKRQIDINARFGLPRIAFMSAVATIIMFLISYEVMYFLSNTPLSDRHFLIFLFLVFLTYPLHKSIHLLFFLPYRKSFKAHKLTKRRWLIFYNTYVNQPVHKFYFCINLILPLIILSGIFIMLTVALPQYGHYFMFLLALNFGISVTDLLYLKIIIFSNYGQYIEEHSTGINILKKIKNPYHL, from the coding sequence ATGTTTTTATGTAAGAGACAAATTGATATTAATGCAAGATTTGGGTTGCCTAGAATCGCCTTTATGAGTGCCGTAGCAACTATCATAATGTTTTTAATAAGCTATGAAGTAATGTACTTCTTATCGAATACGCCGTTATCAGATAGACATTTTCTCATCTTTTTATTTTTAGTTTTTTTGACCTATCCTTTACATAAAAGTATTCATTTATTATTTTTCTTACCTTATCGTAAATCATTTAAAGCGCACAAATTGACTAAAAGAAGATGGCTTATTTTTTACAATACATATGTCAATCAGCCTGTACACAAATTTTATTTTTGCATCAACTTAATTTTACCTTTGATTATTTTATCTGGTATATTCATCATGCTAACAGTTGCTTTACCACAATATGGACATTATTTTATGTTTTTATTGGCTTTAAATTTTGGTATTTCTGTTACTGATTTATTATATTTAAAAATAATTATATTTTCTAATTATGGACAATATATAGAAGAACATAGTACAGGTATTAATATTTTGAAAAAAATTAAAAATCCATATCATTTATAA
- the prsA gene encoding peptidylprolyl isomerase PrsA has protein sequence MKMINKLIVPVTASALLLGACGSSATDSKENTLISSKAGNVTVADTMKKIGNDQIANASFTEMLNKILADKYKNKVSDKKIDEQIEKMQKQYGGKDKFEKALQQQGLTVDKYKDNLRTAAYQKELLNDKIKLSDSDIKENSIKASHILIKVKSKKSDKEGLDDKEAKQKAEEIQKEVSKDPSKFGEIAKKESMDKASAEKDGSLGYVLKGQTDESFEKALFKLKEGEVSDVIKTSYGYHIIKADKPTDFKSEKQSLKEKLIQQKIQKDPKLLTDAYKELLKEYDVDFKDRDIKSVVENKILNPEKLKQNGSQGGQSGMSQ, from the coding sequence ATGAAGATGATAAACAAATTAATCGTTCCAGTTACAGCAAGTGCTTTATTATTAGGTGCTTGTGGTTCTAGTGCAACGGATTCAAAAGAAAATACATTAATTTCTTCTAAAGCTGGAAATGTAACAGTTGCAGATACTATGAAAAAAATCGGTAATGATCAAATCGCAAATGCATCATTTACTGAAATGTTAAATAAAATTTTAGCTGACAAATATAAAAATAAAGTTAGCGATAAGAAGATAGATGAACAAATCGAAAAAATGCAAAAACAATATGGTGGCAAAGATAAGTTTGAAAAAGCCTTACAACAGCAAGGTTTAACAGTAGATAAATATAAAGATAATCTACGTACTGCCGCATATCAAAAAGAGCTATTAAATGATAAGATAAAATTATCTGATTCTGATATAAAAGAAAATAGTATTAAAGCTTCACATATTTTAATCAAAGTTAAATCTAAGAAAAGCGATAAAGAAGGCTTAGATGATAAAGAAGCTAAACAAAAAGCTGAAGAGATTCAAAAAGAAGTTTCTAAAGATCCAAGTAAATTTGGCGAAATCGCTAAAAAAGAATCTATGGATAAAGCTTCAGCCGAAAAAGATGGTTCATTAGGTTATGTCCTAAAAGGTCAAACAGATGAATCGTTTGAAAAAGCGTTATTTAAACTTAAAGAAGGCGAAGTGTCTGACGTAATTAAAACAAGTTACGGATACCATATTATTAAAGCAGATAAACCAACTGACTTTAAGAGTGAAAAACAAAGTCTTAAAGAAAAACTAATCCAACAAAAAATTCAAAAGGATCCAAAATTACTTACTGATGCATATAAAGAGTTACTAAAAGAATATGATGTTGACTTTAAAGACCGCGACATCAAATCAGTGGTAGAAAATAAAATTTTAAATCCAGAAAAACTTAAACAAAATGGTTCACAAGGCGGACAATCCGGCATGAGCCAATAA
- the yhaM gene encoding 3'-5' exoribonuclease YhaM codes for MRNIENLNPGDSVDHFFLVHKATQGVTAQGKDYMTLHLQDKSGEIEAKFWTATKNDMATIKPEEIVHVKGDIINYRGNKQMKVNQIRLATAEDQLKTEQFVDGAPLSPAEIQEEISHYLLDIENANLQRITRHLLKKYQERFYTYPAASSHHHNFASGLSFHVLTMLRIAKSICDIYPLLNKSLLYSGIILHDIGKVRELSGPVATSYTVEGNLLGHISIASDEVVEAARELNIDGEEIMLLRHMILSHHGKLEYGSPKLPYLKEAEILCYIDNIDARMNMFEKAYKKTDKGQFTDKIFGLENRRFYNPESLD; via the coding sequence ATGAGAAATATAGAGAATCTAAATCCCGGAGATTCAGTTGATCACTTTTTCTTAGTGCATAAAGCTACACAAGGCGTAACTGCACAAGGTAAAGATTACATGACATTACATTTGCAAGATAAAAGTGGTGAAATTGAAGCGAAATTTTGGACGGCTACAAAAAATGATATGGCAACAATCAAGCCCGAAGAAATTGTACATGTTAAAGGTGACATCATAAACTATCGCGGAAATAAACAGATGAAAGTCAATCAAATCAGACTAGCGACAGCTGAAGACCAATTAAAAACAGAACAATTTGTAGATGGTGCCCCTTTATCACCGGCAGAAATACAAGAAGAGATTTCTCATTATTTGCTAGATATTGAAAACGCTAATTTACAACGTATCACACGTCATTTATTGAAAAAATATCAAGAACGATTTTACACATATCCAGCTGCAAGTTCACATCATCATAATTTTGCAAGCGGTTTAAGCTTTCACGTATTAACAATGTTACGTATTGCGAAATCGATTTGTGATATTTATCCATTGTTAAATAAGAGCCTGCTTTATAGTGGTATTATTTTACACGATATCGGTAAAGTTAGAGAATTGAGTGGACCTGTTGCTACTTCATATACAGTCGAAGGCAACTTATTAGGACACATCTCAATTGCGAGCGATGAAGTAGTTGAAGCCGCACGCGAACTTAACATTGATGGGGAAGAAATTATGTTATTACGTCATATGATTTTATCTCATCATGGTAAGTTAGAATATGGCTCACCAAAATTACCTTATTTAAAAGAAGCAGAAATTTTATGTTATATCGATAATATTGATGCAAGAATGAATATGTTTGAAAAGGCCTATAAAAAAACTGACAAAGGTCAGTTTACAGACAAAATATTTGGTCTTGAAAATCGTCGATTCTATAATCCAGAATCACTTGATTAA